One Antarctobacter heliothermus DNA segment encodes these proteins:
- the petA gene encoding ubiquinol-cytochrome c reductase iron-sulfur subunit, with product MSHAEDHEGTRRDFLYYAAGGAGVVTTAAAVWPLVNQMNPSADVRALSTIRVDVSGVAPGTQLTVKWLGKPVFIRHRTGAEIEEAKEQEVAFAAGESVVDTNARNANLADSNAPATDANRTMPSPEGEAPQAWLVQMGVCTHLGCVPLGDAGEFGGWFCPCHGSHYDLAGRIRKGPAPENLPVPPAEWVDDSTILLG from the coding sequence GTGTCCCACGCAGAAGACCACGAAGGCACCAGAAGAGATTTCCTCTACTACGCCGCCGGCGGCGCCGGAGTCGTCACAACAGCCGCAGCCGTATGGCCGCTGGTCAATCAAATGAACCCTTCGGCCGACGTGCGCGCATTGTCGACCATCCGGGTTGACGTGTCTGGCGTTGCCCCCGGCACTCAATTGACCGTCAAATGGCTGGGCAAGCCGGTTTTCATCCGCCACCGCACCGGTGCCGAGATTGAAGAAGCCAAGGAACAAGAAGTGGCCTTTGCAGCAGGCGAGAGCGTCGTTGACACCAACGCGCGCAACGCCAACCTGGCCGATTCAAATGCACCCGCAACCGATGCCAACCGGACGATGCCCTCGCCCGAGGGTGAAGCGCCACAAGCGTGGCTGGTCCAGATGGGTGTCTGCACCCACTTGGGCTGTGTGCCGCTGGGCGATGCCGGTGAATTTGGCGGCTGGTTCTGCCCCTGCCACGGGTCGCACTACGATCTGGCGGGCCGCATCCGCAAAGGCCCCGCCCCCGAAAACCTGCCTGTCCCGCCCGCCGAATGGGTCGACGACAGCACGATCCTGCTGGGTTAA
- the petB gene encoding cytochrome b — MAGIPHDHYEPKTGVEKWLHSRLPIVGLLYDTIMIPTPKNLNWMWIWGIVLTFCLVLQIATGVILAMHYTPHVDLAFASIEHIMRDVNGGHFIRYLHMNGASLFFVAVYAHIFRGLYYGSYKAPREVTWIIGMLIYLCMMGTGFLGYVLPWGQMSFWGATVITGLFGAIPLVGEPIQTWLLGGPAVDNATLNRFFSLHYLLPFVIAALVAVHIWAFHTTGNNNPTGVEVRRASKAEAEKDTVPFWPYYVIKDLFALALIMAVFFAIVGFMPNYLGHPDNYIEANPLSTPAHIVPEWYFLPFYAILRAFTSDVWLVQFASFVTGGIIDAKFFGVLAMFGAILVMALVPWLDTSSVRSGKYRPMFKWWFGLLVIDFFALMWLGAMPAEEPYASFSLIASAYWFAYFLIILPLLGVIEKPLAQPDTIEADFDAHYPPKDAAKGTAAPTPAE, encoded by the coding sequence ATGGCTGGAATTCCACACGACCATTATGAGCCCAAGACCGGCGTAGAAAAGTGGCTGCACAGCCGCCTGCCGATCGTGGGTCTTCTGTACGACACGATCATGATCCCCACCCCCAAGAACCTGAACTGGATGTGGATCTGGGGTATTGTCCTGACCTTCTGTCTGGTGCTGCAAATCGCCACCGGGGTCATTCTGGCGATGCACTACACACCGCATGTTGATCTGGCCTTTGCCTCGATCGAACACATCATGCGCGATGTGAACGGCGGTCACTTTATCCGCTACCTGCACATGAATGGCGCCTCGCTGTTCTTTGTCGCTGTATATGCCCACATCTTCCGTGGTCTGTACTACGGATCGTACAAGGCCCCGCGTGAAGTGACGTGGATCATCGGCATGTTGATCTACCTGTGCATGATGGGCACCGGCTTTCTGGGCTATGTTCTGCCCTGGGGTCAGATGTCCTTCTGGGGCGCGACCGTGATCACCGGCCTGTTTGGTGCCATCCCGCTGGTGGGTGAACCGATCCAGACATGGTTGCTAGGTGGACCGGCGGTGGACAACGCCACGCTGAACCGCTTTTTCTCGCTGCACTACCTGCTGCCTTTCGTGATCGCCGCGCTGGTCGCCGTTCACATCTGGGCCTTCCACACCACGGGCAATAACAACCCGACCGGTGTCGAGGTGCGTCGCGCGTCCAAGGCAGAGGCCGAAAAGGACACCGTTCCGTTCTGGCCCTACTATGTGATCAAGGATCTGTTTGCGCTGGCGCTGATCATGGCAGTCTTCTTTGCCATCGTCGGTTTCATGCCGAACTACCTGGGCCACCCCGACAACTACATTGAGGCGAACCCGCTTTCGACGCCCGCACACATCGTGCCGGAGTGGTACTTCCTGCCGTTCTACGCGATCCTGCGCGCCTTCACCTCGGACGTCTGGCTGGTGCAATTCGCCTCCTTCGTCACAGGCGGCATAATCGACGCCAAGTTCTTTGGCGTGCTGGCGATGTTCGGTGCGATCCTTGTCATGGCGCTGGTGCCTTGGCTTGACACCTCTTCAGTGCGTTCGGGCAAATACCGCCCGATGTTCAAGTGGTGGTTCGGTCTGCTGGTGATCGACTTCTTTGCGCTGATGTGGCTGGGCGCCATGCCCGCCGAGGAACCCTACGCCAGCTTCTCGCTGATCGCCTCGGCCTACTGGTTTGCCTATTTCCTGATCATCCTGCCGCTCTTGGGTGTGATCGAAAAACCGCTGGCACAGCCCGACACAATCGAGGCCGACTTCGACGCGCACTATCCGCCGAAGGACGCGGCAAAGGGCACTGCTGCCCCGACCCCGGCCGAATAA
- a CDS encoding glutathione S-transferase: MQLLHSAASPFVRKVMVTLHETGQMDDVEIVNVKTTPVAPNPALISANPLGKIPALMRTNGPTLYDSRVICRFLNDRAKAELYPESRIWDTLTLEATGDAIMDAAVLIVYEERFRTPENVSMDWIEGQWAKVSRALDALGTRWMSHLQGRMDMGHIAVGCALGYLDYRHEARSWRTGRDTLSDWYAEFAQRPSMIATMPSG, from the coding sequence ATGCAACTGCTCCATTCCGCCGCCTCGCCCTTTGTCCGCAAGGTCATGGTCACCCTGCACGAGACCGGGCAGATGGACGATGTGGAGATCGTGAACGTCAAGACCACCCCCGTGGCCCCCAATCCGGCGCTGATTTCCGCCAATCCGCTGGGCAAGATCCCGGCGTTGATGCGCACCAACGGCCCGACGCTCTATGACAGTCGGGTGATCTGCCGCTTTTTGAACGACCGCGCCAAGGCGGAACTGTATCCGGAATCCCGCATCTGGGACACCCTGACGTTGGAGGCGACGGGCGACGCGATCATGGATGCGGCGGTTCTGATCGTCTACGAAGAGCGCTTTCGCACACCGGAAAACGTCTCGATGGATTGGATCGAAGGTCAGTGGGCCAAGGTGTCGCGCGCCCTGGACGCATTGGGCACCCGCTGGATGAGCCACCTGCAGGGCCGCATGGACATGGGTCATATCGCTGTGGGCTGCGCACTGGGGTACCTTGATTACCGGCATGAAGCGCGGTCTTGGCGCACGGGCCGCGATACGTTGTCCGATTGGTATGCAGAGTTTGCCCAACGCCCGTCGATGATCGCGACGATGCCCAGCGGTTGA
- a CDS encoding thiamine ABC transporter ATP-binding protein codes for MLRLEDLQVPMDADALKADLVLPPGRRVALLGPSGAGKSTLLDAIAGFRETTQGRILWQDRNLTHLRPEARPVSILFQDSNLFPHLTLARNLCLALHPDGRRPDDEARARIEGALRRVGLEGMADRKPGTLSGGQQGRAALARVLLMARPVILLDEPFAALGPALKREMLDLVREVGESLAALVVMVTHDPRDGAGWAQDVVLVAEGMAHPPVPTERFFGDPPQAFRDYIGTAD; via the coding sequence ATGCTGCGACTTGAGGATCTACAGGTGCCAATGGACGCGGACGCTTTGAAGGCTGATCTGGTGCTGCCACCCGGTCGGCGGGTGGCGCTGTTGGGCCCGTCCGGCGCGGGCAAGTCGACGCTGTTGGACGCCATTGCCGGGTTTCGTGAGACGACGCAGGGGCGCATCCTCTGGCAAGACCGTAACCTGACACATCTGCGCCCCGAGGCGCGCCCGGTCTCTATCCTGTTTCAGGACAGCAATCTGTTTCCCCATCTGACGCTGGCACGGAACCTGTGTCTGGCCCTGCATCCCGACGGTCGCCGCCCCGACGATGAGGCGCGCGCACGGATCGAGGGCGCATTGCGCCGCGTAGGTCTGGAGGGCATGGCGGACCGTAAGCCCGGTACCCTGTCCGGTGGCCAGCAGGGGCGCGCTGCGCTGGCGCGCGTGCTGCTGATGGCGCGGCCGGTGATCCTGCTGGATGAACCGTTTGCCGCGCTGGGACCGGCGTTGAAACGCGAAATGCTGGATCTGGTGCGCGAGGTGGGAGAGAGCCTTGCCGCGCTGGTGGTCATGGTGACCCATGACCCACGCGATGGCGCTGGTTGGGCGCAGGACGTGGTGTTGGTTGCCGAGGGAATGGCGCATCCACCTGTTCCGACGGAAAGGTTCTTTGGTGATCCGCCACAGGCCTTTCGCGACTATATCGGCACGGCAGACTAA
- a CDS encoding winged helix-turn-helix transcriptional regulator, protein MRYLIAETNWSLMTLASALSDAGNLLTRTDRPEDILHFLHITPADLLVLDARDLDRPSLSLANLRRAHPLMPIALMAKDASHTQIVRWLESGADTVLDPASPPEEAMMGLSAIARRAHGLAQPVLRYGPLSIDLQHRIAHLTGCPIKLSPKVYELLEYIALRPRRLINRAALLGHIYGLEDEPDPRVFDVYVCNLRACLAATEGAVDIETVRGSGYRFVPNCLDGAIAA, encoded by the coding sequence ATGCGTTACCTGATCGCCGAAACCAATTGGTCGCTGATGACGCTGGCCAGCGCGCTATCTGACGCGGGCAACCTGTTGACCCGGACCGACCGGCCAGAGGACATTCTCCACTTTCTCCACATCACACCCGCCGACCTGCTGGTGCTTGACGCCAGAGATCTGGACCGCCCCAGCCTGTCACTGGCAAACCTGCGGCGTGCCCATCCCCTTATGCCGATTGCATTGATGGCAAAAGACGCCTCACACACTCAGATCGTGCGCTGGCTGGAAAGCGGGGCCGATACGGTTCTTGACCCGGCCAGCCCGCCCGAAGAGGCCATGATGGGCCTTTCGGCTATAGCCCGCAGGGCACACGGACTGGCGCAACCGGTGCTGCGCTATGGTCCCCTGTCGATAGACCTGCAACACCGCATAGCCCATCTGACGGGCTGCCCGATCAAGCTGAGCCCCAAGGTCTATGAACTGCTGGAATACATTGCGTTGCGCCCCCGGCGACTGATCAACCGGGCCGCGCTGCTGGGCCATATCTACGGGTTGGAGGATGAACCCGATCCGCGTGTGTTCGATGTCTATGTCTGCAACCTGCGGGCCTGCCTTGCGGCCACTGAAGGGGCTGTCGACATAGAAACAGTGCGCGGATCGGGCTATCGGTTTGTCCCCAACTGCCTCGACGGGGCCATCGCTGCCTGA
- the trxC gene encoding thioredoxin TrxC, which translates to MAGKKLTCLDCGQVNRVPAEKLASGPKCGTCGARLMPGKAMEVDAATLAKAARTDDVPLVVDFWAPWCGPCRSMAPEFGKAASLLGTEARLVKLNTEDFPQIGAQHGIRGIPTMVAFAGGREAKRQSGAMPAGQIVGWVRG; encoded by the coding sequence ATGGCGGGAAAGAAGCTGACCTGTCTGGACTGCGGGCAAGTGAACCGGGTTCCGGCGGAAAAACTGGCGTCGGGACCGAAATGCGGAACCTGCGGGGCCAGATTGATGCCGGGTAAGGCGATGGAGGTCGATGCCGCCACTCTGGCCAAGGCCGCGCGCACCGACGACGTGCCGTTGGTGGTCGATTTCTGGGCACCGTGGTGTGGTCCCTGCCGCTCGATGGCACCTGAATTTGGCAAGGCAGCGTCCCTGCTTGGCACTGAGGCGCGGTTGGTCAAACTCAATACAGAGGATTTCCCTCAGATCGGCGCACAACATGGCATCCGGGGTATTCCCACCATGGTGGCCTTTGCAGGTGGACGCGAGGCCAAGCGCCAGTCCGGGGCAATGCCAGCGGGTCAGATCGTGGGCTGGGTGCGGGGCTGA
- a CDS encoding antibiotic biosynthesis monooxygenase family protein — protein sequence MPRITVTSDAQTVITTFETSPGQCQDLLDALQSAYAEFISKRPGFIAAALHVNDAQTRIANYSQWERREDFLAMLRSGEMRERNRALNSFCRSFEPVLYDVAATY from the coding sequence ATGCCCAGGATTACCGTGACGTCCGACGCCCAAACCGTCATTACTACGTTTGAGACCAGTCCAGGCCAATGTCAGGATCTGCTGGACGCGCTGCAGTCGGCCTATGCCGAGTTCATCTCGAAACGGCCCGGTTTCATCGCTGCCGCACTGCACGTCAACGACGCGCAGACGCGGATCGCCAATTATTCGCAATGGGAGCGGCGCGAGGATTTCCTTGCCATGTTGCGATCCGGCGAAATGCGAGAGCGCAATCGCGCGCTGAACAGCTTTTGCCGCAGTTTTGAGCCGGTCCTTTATGATGTGGCGGCGACCTACTAG
- a CDS encoding universal stress protein: MYKNILVPLAFGEDSDARIKSATAVAQRLATEDARITFLHVMEQVPGYAVSYLPADYTAQARLAIESELNDIAAVVPGGVGLVVSGHSGRTILDWAADNPVDLIVIASHLPGMQDLLLGSTAAQVVRHAQCAVHVLR, translated from the coding sequence ATGTACAAGAACATTTTAGTCCCTCTCGCCTTTGGCGAAGACAGCGATGCCCGGATCAAGTCCGCCACGGCGGTGGCGCAAAGACTGGCGACTGAGGATGCGCGCATCACGTTTTTGCACGTTATGGAACAGGTGCCGGGCTATGCTGTCAGTTACTTGCCTGCCGACTATACGGCGCAGGCTCGACTGGCGATCGAAAGTGAACTCAACGACATCGCCGCGGTGGTGCCGGGCGGAGTTGGTCTGGTGGTGTCGGGCCATTCCGGGCGGACCATTCTGGACTGGGCTGCGGACAATCCTGTCGATCTGATCGTAATCGCCTCGCATCTGCCCGGAATGCAGGATCTGCTGCTGGGCTCGACCGCAGCTCAGGTGGTGCGCCATGCCCAATGCGCTGTGCATGTGCTGCGTTGA
- a CDS encoding tyrosine recombinase XerC, producing MSLEISPAARDVLANWLEACKALDGAADNTLSAYRTDVLDFIVFLTAHHAEPQGLAPLARVTTTDMRSWMAHLRRQDIGARSVARKLSAVKSFYRWLARREGFEATAVLSARAPKFQKKLPRPLTEDAARAMIDTVEVQSREGWQGARDAAVVTLLYGCGLRISEALGLTGRDLPLGASLRIVGKGGKERIVPVLPVAVRAVDTYLRLCPFPVEPDAALFRGARGGALNPRLVSKATERARMQLGLPATATPHAMRHSFATHLLAAGGDLRAIQELLGHASLSTTQAYTAVDEVHLMKVYEATHPKA from the coding sequence ATGAGCCTTGAGATCTCTCCTGCCGCCCGCGACGTGTTGGCCAACTGGCTGGAGGCTTGCAAGGCGCTGGATGGCGCTGCCGACAATACGCTGAGCGCCTATCGCACCGACGTGCTGGATTTCATTGTCTTTCTGACAGCACATCACGCCGAACCGCAGGGATTGGCCCCGCTGGCACGCGTGACCACGACCGACATGCGGTCTTGGATGGCGCATCTGCGTCGGCAGGACATCGGCGCGCGGTCAGTGGCGCGCAAACTGTCCGCAGTCAAAAGCTTTTACCGCTGGCTAGCGCGCCGCGAAGGGTTTGAAGCGACCGCCGTGTTGTCGGCCCGCGCGCCCAAGTTTCAAAAGAAATTGCCCCGCCCGCTGACAGAGGACGCCGCGCGTGCAATGATCGACACGGTCGAGGTGCAATCGCGCGAAGGCTGGCAGGGCGCGCGTGACGCCGCCGTGGTCACCCTGCTTTATGGCTGTGGATTGCGCATCTCCGAGGCATTGGGCCTAACAGGCCGTGACCTGCCGTTGGGTGCGTCTCTGCGAATCGTCGGCAAGGGCGGCAAGGAACGGATCGTTCCGGTGCTGCCAGTTGCGGTCCGGGCAGTCGACACCTACCTGCGGCTGTGCCCCTTTCCGGTCGAACCGGACGCCGCACTGTTTCGTGGCGCGCGCGGCGGCGCGTTGAACCCGCGACTGGTGTCCAAGGCGACGGAACGCGCGCGGATGCAACTGGGCCTGCCCGCCACGGCCACGCCGCACGCCATGCGCCACAGCTTTGCCACGCATCTGTTGGCTGCGGGCGGCGATCTGCGTGCCATACAGGAACTTCTGGGCCACGCGTCCCTGTCAACAACGCAGGCCTACACGGCAGTGGATGAGGTTCACCTGATGAAGGTCTACGAGGCAACGCACCCCAAGGCGTGA
- a CDS encoding cytochrome c1 — MFKKLTLAAFVALGLAGGAHAAGGEAHVEDFAFSFEGPFGTWDQNQLQRGLKVYTEVCSACHGLRYVPLRDLKALGYSEEQVIAYSANFEVFDAELDDFRPAIPTDHFPAVTSAGAPDLSMMAKARAGFHGPYGLGINQMFKGMGGPEYIASLLSGYTGEEKEEAGSILYENHAFPGGWISMAPPLYGEDVDFDDGHSNDLHHEAQDLAAFLMWTAEPKLMARREAGFIGVFFLVVLTALLYLVNKRLWAPIKRKPTA, encoded by the coding sequence ATGTTCAAGAAACTTACCCTCGCGGCCTTCGTGGCCCTCGGTCTGGCCGGCGGCGCACATGCCGCCGGTGGCGAGGCCCATGTCGAAGACTTTGCCTTCTCGTTCGAAGGCCCCTTCGGCACCTGGGACCAGAACCAGCTGCAGCGCGGCCTCAAGGTTTACACAGAGGTTTGTTCAGCCTGTCACGGGCTGCGCTACGTCCCGCTGCGCGATCTCAAGGCGCTCGGCTACAGCGAAGAGCAGGTCATCGCCTATTCCGCCAACTTCGAGGTGTTCGACGCAGAGCTGGACGACTTCCGCCCAGCGATCCCGACCGATCACTTCCCGGCGGTGACCTCTGCCGGGGCGCCCGACCTGTCGATGATGGCCAAGGCGCGCGCAGGCTTTCACGGCCCCTACGGCCTTGGCATCAACCAGATGTTCAAGGGCATGGGCGGTCCGGAATACATCGCCTCGCTGCTGAGCGGCTACACCGGCGAAGAAAAGGAAGAAGCAGGTTCGATCCTCTATGAGAACCACGCCTTTCCCGGAGGCTGGATTTCGATGGCACCGCCGCTGTATGGCGAGGACGTCGATTTTGACGATGGCCACTCCAACGACCTGCACCATGAGGCGCAAGACCTTGCCGCCTTCCTGATGTGGACCGCAGAGCCCAAGTTGATGGCCCGCCGCGAAGCAGGCTTTATCGGTGTGTTCTTTCTGGTGGTGCTGACCGCGCTTCTCTATCTGGTCAACAAGCGCCTCTGGGCCCCGATCAAGCGCAAGCCGACAGCCTGA
- a CDS encoding outer membrane protein, producing MRRLILSLGILIGLAAPAAAEMELSIYSGWQTLPHSRISGKLPNGGGSYDELVGWEGKPFTMPPYYGARATWWRSDTLGFGVEYTHTKAYADDSTQKALGFDRLEFTDGHNVLTANVMRRWPERWGKVTPYVGGGLGIAFPHVDADHVSGSDTYGFQVTGPAMRLTAGASYPISDRFSVFGEYQFTYSANEGTFDDGGTFKTDIKTNALNVGISLNF from the coding sequence ATGCGGCGTTTGATTCTTTCCTTGGGTATCCTGATTGGTCTTGCAGCACCTGCTGCGGCTGAGATGGAGCTTTCTATCTACTCCGGGTGGCAAACCCTTCCGCATAGCCGAATCTCGGGCAAGTTGCCCAATGGTGGCGGATCATACGACGAACTCGTCGGCTGGGAGGGCAAGCCCTTTACCATGCCGCCCTACTATGGCGCGCGTGCAACATGGTGGCGCAGCGATACATTGGGCTTTGGCGTCGAATACACCCATACCAAGGCATATGCAGACGATTCGACGCAAAAGGCCCTTGGCTTTGACCGGCTCGAGTTTACGGACGGCCACAACGTCCTGACGGCGAACGTCATGCGCCGCTGGCCGGAACGCTGGGGCAAGGTGACGCCCTATGTCGGCGGCGGTTTGGGGATCGCGTTTCCGCATGTCGACGCTGACCATGTCAGCGGTTCGGACACATACGGATTTCAGGTTACAGGTCCGGCCATGCGTTTGACTGCCGGTGCCAGCTATCCGATCAGCGATCGCTTTTCGGTCTTCGGGGAATACCAGTTCACCTATTCCGCAAACGAAGGCACGTTTGACGATGGCGGTACGTTCAAGACCGACATCAAGACCAACGCGCTGAATGTCGGTATCTCGCTGAATTTCTGA
- a CDS encoding hemerythrin domain-containing protein has translation MDKTLDLTRRDGLPEALYALRADYPRDTWQTHRNFDGLVAFWLDRHLMFRRLAETLRQDAEAAVDGAIDLRRMQARLTRFGGMLLQQLHDHHQIEDVHYFPKLVAYEARLSRGFDILDRDHHAMDGLLQRFAESANGVLQDKIERGAFHTEITGFETLLLRHLEDEEDLIVPVLLKHGPQGME, from the coding sequence ATGGACAAGACACTTGACCTGACCCGCCGCGACGGTCTGCCAGAGGCGCTGTATGCCCTGCGTGCCGACTATCCGCGCGACACATGGCAGACGCATCGCAACTTTGATGGCTTGGTGGCGTTCTGGCTGGACCGGCACCTGATGTTCCGCCGTCTTGCAGAAACGCTCCGGCAAGATGCAGAGGCCGCCGTTGATGGCGCCATCGACCTGCGCCGGATGCAGGCGCGGTTGACGCGCTTCGGTGGCATGTTGCTGCAACAGCTTCACGACCACCACCAGATCGAGGACGTGCACTATTTCCCCAAACTGGTCGCCTATGAGGCGCGACTGTCGCGCGGGTTCGACATTCTGGACCGCGACCATCACGCGATGGACGGGCTTCTGCAGCGCTTTGCTGAGTCCGCCAATGGAGTGCTGCAGGACAAGATCGAACGGGGTGCCTTTCATACGGAGATCACGGGGTTTGAGACGCTCTTATTGCGTCATCTGGAGGACGAAGAGGACCTGATCGTGCCCGTCTTGTTGAAGCACGGGCCGCAGGGGATGGAGTAG
- a CDS encoding thiamine/thiamine pyrophosphate ABC transporter permease ThiP, protein MAARALAVSAALALAFLTLGPVAVVLARAGGFGVLGPGDWQAVRFTLWQALLSAAFSVVLAVPVAKAMARRRFSGRGLLVTLLGAPFILPVIVAVMGLIAVFGQAGLVNAGLAALGLPTIDIYGVHGVVLAHVFFNLPLAVRMLFSAWQAVPAEHFRLTASLGLSGQAQWRVIDGPLMARVLPGAFTVIFVICLTSFAVALTLGGGPRATTVELAIYQAMRFEFDLGRAAALAVLQLALALAAGLVALRFAGQSGFGAGRDRVVPRWDGQGPLARIWDGAWIVLAALFLLVPLSTAVLRGVPGLWLLGPDTLRAAGHSLMVALGSTALCMAWALPLASRRGELLALPAIAISPLVLGTGLFLIVRPFMNPFDLALPVTGLVNALMALPFALRILRPEAEAVARDYGRLRATLRMTPLAWLRLIWLPRLRRPMGFAAGLTAALAMGDLGVIALFADPDRTTLPLQVYRLMGSYQMEAAAGAALLLLMLSLSLFWLFDRGGRVNAAT, encoded by the coding sequence ATGGCGGCGCGCGCTCTCGCGGTAAGCGCGGCACTGGCCCTAGCGTTTTTGACGCTGGGGCCGGTGGCTGTGGTGCTGGCGCGGGCCGGGGGCTTTGGTGTTCTTGGCCCGGGCGATTGGCAAGCGGTGCGCTTTACCCTGTGGCAAGCTTTGCTGTCGGCCGCGTTCAGCGTGGTGCTGGCGGTGCCGGTGGCCAAGGCCATGGCACGGCGGCGATTTTCTGGGCGCGGTTTGCTGGTGACGCTCTTGGGCGCGCCGTTCATCCTGCCGGTGATCGTGGCGGTCATGGGGCTGATCGCGGTTTTTGGACAGGCAGGGCTGGTTAATGCGGGCCTGGCAGCTTTGGGGCTGCCGACCATTGATATTTACGGCGTGCACGGGGTCGTGCTGGCTCATGTGTTTTTCAACCTGCCACTGGCAGTGCGGATGCTGTTTTCCGCCTGGCAGGCCGTCCCGGCAGAGCATTTCCGGCTGACGGCCTCGTTGGGGTTGAGCGGGCAGGCGCAATGGCGGGTAATCGACGGGCCATTGATGGCCAGGGTCTTGCCCGGGGCATTTACGGTAATATTCGTGATCTGCCTGACCAGCTTTGCGGTGGCGTTGACGCTGGGCGGAGGTCCACGGGCCACGACGGTGGAACTGGCGATCTATCAGGCCATGCGTTTTGAATTTGATTTAGGCCGGGCGGCGGCGTTGGCGGTGTTGCAACTGGCGCTGGCGCTGGCGGCGGGGTTGGTGGCCTTGCGTTTTGCAGGGCAAAGCGGCTTTGGCGCGGGGCGCGACCGGGTGGTGCCACGCTGGGACGGGCAGGGGCCGTTGGCCCGGATCTGGGACGGTGCGTGGATTGTACTGGCGGCACTGTTCCTGTTGGTGCCGTTGTCGACGGCGGTCTTGCGGGGCGTGCCGGGGCTATGGCTGCTTGGCCCGGACACGCTGCGCGCGGCGGGGCATTCGCTGATGGTGGCGTTGGGCTCGACGGCGTTATGTATGGCTTGGGCGCTGCCATTGGCGTCGCGCCGGGGAGAACTGTTGGCCTTGCCCGCCATCGCGATTTCGCCACTGGTGCTGGGCACGGGGCTGTTCCTGATCGTGCGACCGTTCATGAACCCGTTTGATCTGGCACTGCCGGTGACGGGTCTGGTCAATGCGCTGATGGCGTTGCCCTTTGCATTGCGCATCTTGCGGCCAGAGGCAGAGGCCGTTGCGCGCGACTATGGCCGCCTGCGGGCAACCCTACGCATGACACCCTTGGCGTGGTTACGGCTGATCTGGCTGCCGCGTCTTCGGCGGCCCATGGGCTTTGCCGCCGGGCTGACGGCGGCGTTGGCGATGGGCGATCTGGGAGTTATCGCGTTGTTTGCAGACCCGGATCGGACAACCCTGCCCCTACAGGTGTACCGTTTGATGGGATCATACCAGATGGAGGCAGCGGCCGGGGCGGCGCTGCTGTTGTTGATGCTCAGTCTCAGTCTGTTCTGGCTGTTCGATCGTGGAGGACGGGTGAATGCTGCGACTTGA
- a CDS encoding DUF484 family protein — translation MSSTKRIEESVRDSIISRPDMILDDKDLMQALIASNERTMGGNIIDLRGIAMERLESRLDRLEDTHRSVIAAAYENLAGTNQIHRAVLRMLDPVDFETFLHDLGGEVAQILRVDMIRLVLETAQEDDDPVVRRLGDVLSVAEPGFVEAYAGEGREAPMRPVVLRQVQQGGETIYGERAEWMRSEACLRLDFGPGRLPGLLVMGSEDPHQFTPQQGTDLLAFFGGVFERAMRRWLA, via the coding sequence ATGAGCAGCACCAAGCGTATCGAGGAGTCGGTCCGCGATTCCATCATTTCCCGCCCCGACATGATTCTTGACGACAAGGATCTTATGCAGGCCCTGATCGCCTCGAATGAGCGGACGATGGGTGGAAACATCATCGATCTGCGCGGAATCGCGATGGAGCGACTGGAATCGCGGCTAGACCGGCTGGAGGACACCCATCGCAGCGTGATCGCGGCGGCCTATGAGAACCTCGCTGGAACCAACCAGATTCACCGCGCAGTGTTGCGGATGTTGGACCCCGTCGATTTTGAAACATTCCTGCACGACCTTGGCGGCGAGGTAGCGCAGATTCTGCGCGTCGACATGATCCGCCTTGTTCTGGAAACCGCGCAAGAAGACGACGACCCGGTGGTGCGCCGCCTTGGCGACGTGCTGTCGGTGGCCGAACCCGGTTTTGTCGAGGCCTATGCCGGTGAGGGCCGTGAGGCGCCAATGCGTCCGGTTGTACTGCGGCAGGTGCAACAGGGCGGCGAGACGATCTATGGCGAGCGCGCCGAATGGATGCGCTCTGAGGCTTGTCTGCGTCTGGATTTCGGTCCCGGTCGCCTGCCCGGCCTGCTTGTCATGGGGTCCGAAGACCCCCATCAATTCACGCCGCAACAGGGCACCGATCTGCTGGCCTTCTTTGGAGGCGTGTTTGAGCGGGCGATGCGGCGGTGGCTGGCCTGA